In Theileria parva strain Muguga chromosome 4 map unlocalized ctg_529, whole genome shotgun sequence, one DNA window encodes the following:
- the NIP7 gene encoding 60S ribosome subunit biogenesis protein NIP7-like protein, protein MRPLSEDEVQIVLKKLASYIGDKVLQMVENNQFGQHYFRLHNERVYYISENILKYVGSISSKKLISAGVCLGKFTKSKQFRLHITALEYLSYYSKNKVWLKMDQPFLYGGNVLKKHVDQISEGIEQNAGVVVMSKNIPLGFGITSKSTENLRNSLPDDIAVINQADIGHYLRHEEEII, encoded by the exons atgagACCTTTAAGTGAAGACGAAGTTCAAATTGTTTTAAAGAAACTAGCATCata TATTGGAGATAAGGTTCTTCAAATGgttgaaaataatcaaTTTGGACAACATTACTTCCGCCTACACAATGAAAGAGTTTATTACATAAG TGaaaatatacttaaatatGTTGGCTCCATCAGTAGTAAAAAATTG ATATCGGCTGGAGTTTGTTTGGGAAAGTTCACTAAATCGAAGCAGTTTAGATTACACATTACAGCGCTAGAGTACCTCTCATACTATTCTAAGAATAAAGTATGGCTAAAGATGGATCAACCTTTTCTATATGGTGGAAATGTACTAAAG AAACATGTCGATCAAATTAGTGAAGGAATTGAACAGAACGCAGGAGTTGTTGTTATGTCGAAAAACATTCCTCTTGGGTTTGGAATAACCTCAAAATCCACAGAGAATCTGAGGAACTCACTCCCAGATGATATCGCAGTTATAAACCAG GCCGACATCGGACATTATTTACGTCATGAAGaggaaataatttaa
- a CDS encoding putative integral membrane protein encodes MDSCLIFLKGKFIILITILFTFLPLLGEKNFVYSFQTRDSTPDGNIPTVDVQMIPQKRWLSSSREFQNLKKEISYVIDKEIEKEKKRLMDMEDSRFNNIKQSILQLIPNSRKKFKNES; translated from the exons ATGGATTCGTGCCTAATATTCCTTAAAGgcaaatttataattttaattaccATTTTATTCACATTTCTTCCCCTTTTAGGGGAGAAGAACTTTGTTTACTCTTTCCAAACTCGTGATTCCACGCCTGATGGGAATATTCCCACAGTCGATGTACAAATGATACCACAAAAAAG ATGGTTATCTTCCAGCCGCGAattccaaaatttaaaaaaagaaATCTCTTATGTCATTGATAAAG AGATTGAGAAGGAGAAGAAGCGTTTAATGGACATGGAGGATTCTAGgtttaacaatattaagCAATCGATTTTACAACTTATTCCCA ATTCCAGGAAAAAGTTTAAGAATGAAAGTTAA